Proteins found in one Hevea brasiliensis isolate MT/VB/25A 57/8 chromosome 18, ASM3005281v1, whole genome shotgun sequence genomic segment:
- the LOC131176094 gene encoding metalloendoproteinase 2-MMP-like, which produces MAPKFSYLIATFLLLLFSIQLFIAQSEGHEGKTLKFLRSLKEVQKGQNVVSLNEVKKNLRKFGYYPSDDTNNLTDDFDNLLESALKTYQKFYKLKVTGSLDSATIKNMMIPRCGVPDVTNLTSLSKPTSNSHHKSKMFHMVSHYDFPKGMPRWPSSKYKLTYTFRFGDQNPNEADMRSACSRAFQRWASVSQFTFQEAPTGSKADIVIGFYRRDHGDGLAFDGPLGTVLAHAFYPQDGRFHYDADEDWSNNPNMNQFDLESVAAHEIGHLLGLAHSQDSNAIMYSIIPIGTIKGN; this is translated from the coding sequence ATGGCtcccaaattttcctatcttattGCAACCTTCCTCCTACTGCTCTTTTCAATCCAGCTCTTTATAGCTCAGTCTGAAGGTCATGAGgggaaaactctaaaatttcttcGAAGCCTAAAGGAAGTCCAAAAGGGCCAAAATGTTGTTAGCCTTAATGAGGTCAAGAAGAACCTCAGGAAATTTGGATACTACCCAAGTGATGATACCAATAATCTAACTGACGATTTCGATAACCTTTTGGAGTCTGCACTCAAAACTTACCAAAAATTTTACAAGCTAAAGGTCACTGGGAGTCTAGATTCTGCTACCATCAAGAACATGATGATCCCACGATGTGGAGTACCCGATGTCACCAATCTCACATCCTTATCAAAACCAACCAGCAACAGCCACCACAAGTCGAAAATGTTTCACATGGTTTCACACTATGATTTTCCCAAGGGAATGCCAAGATGGCCATCTTCTAAGTATAAACTCACCTACACGTTTCGCTTTGGAGATCAAAACCCAAATGAGGCAGACATGAGGTCTGCTTGCTCGCGAGCGTTTCAAAGATGGGCAAGTGTTTCCCAATTCACTTTTCAGGAAGCACCTACAGGTTCCAAAGCTGATATTGTAATCGGTTTTTACAGACGTGATCATGGAGATGGACTTGCTTTTGATGGGCCGCTAGGAACGGTGCTGGCTCATGCATTTTATCCCCAAGATGGAAGATTCCATTATGATGCGGATGAGGATTGGAGTAACAATCCCAACATGAACCAATTTGACTTGGAATCTGTGGCTGCTCATGAAATTGGTCATCTTCTTGGGCTTGCACACAGTCAGGATTCAAATGCCATTATGTATTCAATAATTCCAATAGGGACTATCAAAGGAAACTAA